In the genome of Deinococcus sp. QL22, one region contains:
- a CDS encoding DUF6110 family protein: protein MSDHKQNIKVEVPEIKIIAPESRNDGAAYRGGAGQRRRAPQLQMAPTTSAFLGGLLVGTVGLKLLGSRDAKRLYAHLIAGGMKMKDTLDTSVEGVRASYDDVMADARTIYEKDRSEQKSREYADLSGEGEHNAPDLVDAKLVEERAPARNTTDAEDTGSQ, encoded by the coding sequence ATGTCGGATCACAAGCAGAACATTAAAGTTGAGGTACCCGAAATCAAAATTATTGCCCCAGAGAGTCGAAACGATGGCGCGGCCTACAGAGGGGGCGCGGGTCAGCGTCGCCGGGCACCACAGCTTCAGATGGCCCCCACGACCAGTGCCTTTCTGGGCGGCCTGCTGGTCGGGACTGTGGGCCTCAAGCTGCTGGGCAGCCGCGATGCCAAGCGGCTGTACGCCCACCTGATCGCCGGGGGGATGAAGATGAAGGATACCCTGGACACGTCCGTCGAGGGCGTGCGCGCCTCCTACGACGACGTGATGGCTGACGCCCGCACCATCTACGAAAAAGACCGCAGCGAGCAGAAAAGCCGCGAGTATGCGGACTTGAGCGGAGAGGGTGAGCACAACGCCCCCGATCTCGTGGACGCCAAACTGGTCGAAGAGAGAGCTCCAGCCCGCAACACGACAGACGCCGAGGACACCGGCAGCCAGTGA
- a CDS encoding bifunctional UDP-sugar hydrolase/5'-nucleotidase: MTLTRSLLLTVSLLGTASAAPLTLTVLHTDDLHGRLEPTTIGQATYGGYARQATLVKQFSAQDPNPLVLSGGDTFQGTLFYNVYKGLADVLFMNLMGYKAMAVGNHEFDDGPEALAKFAQKATFPLLAANIDISAEPLLKDLVKPYAVLTVGGEKIGVVGAVTPDLPLISSPGPNVKMLELMTSLKGSVTALQGQGINKIILVSHLGYTLEQEVARTVPGIDLIVGGHSHTLLGTFTNKDFPASEGPYPTIVNNPDGNRTLLVAAWEWGKVLGRLKVTFNDAGAVEAWEGNPVPVTADIAEDPTAKRMIETLSVPIANLRRQVVGQTAAGLNGNREIVRKRESTMANVLADASLAAAQRAGATIAFVNGGGVRASINPGPITFEEAITVQPFGNSLSVLDLTGAQIRAALEHGVATWSENKGQFLHVSKGVSYTFDLAKPAGSRVTAVTLNGQPLVDTQTYKVAMNNFTAGGGDGFTMFKGAKRLDTGTLDVDILVNYLKASPAVDVQNEGRIVIVNEPK, encoded by the coding sequence ATGACCCTGACCCGTTCCCTTCTCTTGACCGTCAGCCTGCTGGGCACTGCTTCAGCCGCGCCCCTGACCCTGACGGTGCTGCACACCGATGACCTGCACGGCCGGTTGGAGCCCACCACCATTGGACAGGCGACCTACGGCGGGTATGCCAGACAGGCCACCTTGGTCAAGCAGTTCAGCGCTCAAGATCCCAACCCACTTGTTCTCTCGGGCGGCGACACGTTTCAGGGCACCTTGTTTTACAACGTCTATAAGGGCTTGGCTGACGTCTTGTTCATGAATCTGATGGGGTACAAGGCGATGGCCGTGGGCAACCACGAGTTCGACGATGGCCCGGAAGCCCTGGCCAAATTTGCTCAGAAAGCGACCTTTCCGCTGCTGGCCGCCAACATCGACATCAGCGCCGAGCCGCTGCTCAAGGATTTGGTCAAGCCCTATGCGGTGCTAACGGTCGGCGGCGAGAAAATCGGTGTGGTGGGCGCGGTCACGCCTGACCTGCCCCTGATCAGCAGCCCCGGCCCGAACGTCAAGATGCTGGAACTGATGACCAGCCTCAAGGGCAGCGTCACGGCGCTGCAGGGGCAAGGCATCAACAAGATCATCTTGGTCTCTCACCTCGGCTACACCCTGGAGCAGGAAGTGGCCCGCACCGTGCCGGGCATTGACCTGATCGTGGGCGGCCACAGCCACACGCTGCTGGGCACCTTCACCAACAAGGATTTTCCGGCCAGTGAAGGGCCGTACCCCACCATCGTCAACAACCCGGACGGCAACCGCACGCTGCTGGTGGCCGCTTGGGAATGGGGCAAAGTGCTGGGCCGCCTGAAAGTGACCTTCAATGACGCTGGAGCTGTCGAGGCGTGGGAAGGCAACCCAGTGCCCGTGACCGCCGACATTGCTGAAGACCCCACTGCCAAACGCATGATCGAAACGCTGAGTGTGCCGATTGCCAACCTGCGCCGCCAAGTGGTTGGACAAACGGCAGCGGGGCTGAACGGCAACCGCGAGATCGTCCGCAAGCGCGAGAGCACGATGGCCAATGTGCTGGCCGATGCCAGTCTCGCGGCGGCTCAGCGGGCCGGAGCGACCATCGCCTTCGTGAACGGCGGCGGCGTGCGCGCGAGCATCAACCCCGGCCCGATCACCTTTGAAGAAGCCATCACGGTGCAGCCGTTCGGCAACTCATTGTCTGTTCTCGACCTGACGGGCGCCCAGATCCGGGCAGCGCTGGAACACGGCGTGGCCACGTGGAGCGAGAACAAGGGCCAGTTCCTGCATGTGTCCAAAGGCGTGAGCTACACCTTTGACCTCGCCAAGCCTGCGGGCAGCCGCGTGACGGCCGTGACGCTGAACGGGCAGCCGTTGGTTGACACCCAAACCTACAAGGTCGCGATGAACAACTTTACGGCGGGCGGCGGCGACGGGTTTACCATGTTCAAAGGGGCCAAGCGCCTGGACACCGGCACGCTGGACGTGGACATTTTGGTCAACTATCTGAAGGCCAGTCCTGCGGTCGATGTGCAAAACGAAGGCCGCATCGTGATCGTGAATGAACCCAAGTGA
- a CDS encoding TlpA disulfide reductase family protein, with the protein MKRVLLVLALAAFGSPLSLAGGGVGPALQVAPNFTFTDLSGEQFSLTKLRGKAVIVLFGDLRCASCRENDQLLRGYQLEYLSHGLVVISLYRAATPQELQQYDAQFNFSVLTGALPSRALAEQYGASTLPTSVFIDRTGTIRGIRRGLLSEAQLLQMLQSLM; encoded by the coding sequence ATGAAGCGTGTACTGCTTGTGCTTGCGTTGGCTGCCTTTGGCTCTCCTCTATCGTTGGCCGGTGGAGGAGTGGGGCCTGCGCTGCAGGTGGCTCCAAACTTTACTTTCACTGATCTGAGCGGTGAACAGTTCAGCCTGACCAAGTTGCGGGGCAAGGCTGTCATTGTGCTATTCGGTGATCTCCGCTGCGCCTCCTGCCGAGAGAATGACCAACTGCTCCGTGGTTACCAGCTGGAATACCTGAGTCACGGGCTGGTGGTGATCAGTCTCTACCGTGCGGCCACGCCACAAGAACTTCAGCAATACGACGCACAGTTTAATTTTTCCGTCTTGACTGGCGCCCTGCCGAGCCGAGCATTGGCCGAACAGTACGGCGCCTCTACTCTTCCCACATCGGTCTTCATTGACCGCACTGGAACCATCCGGGGGATCCGGCGTGGCCTTCTCAGTGAGGCGCAGCTCCTGCAGATGCTGCAGAGCCTCATGTGA